A genomic region of Cygnus atratus isolate AKBS03 ecotype Queensland, Australia unplaced genomic scaffold, CAtr_DNAZoo_HiC_assembly HiC_scaffold_181, whole genome shotgun sequence contains the following coding sequences:
- the LOC118261669 gene encoding LOW QUALITY PROTEIN: mediator of RNA polymerase II transcription subunit 29-like (The sequence of the model RefSeq protein was modified relative to this genomic sequence to represent the inferred CDS: deleted 1 base in 1 codon) produces MAAPPQQPPPPGPGPGPGPPIAPAPPLAAGAGPAQGAGPGPPLPAQVAAAQAQDFDPVQRFRLLIPQLKESLQTLMKVAAQNLVQNSNIDNGQKSADGALQRFDKSLEEFYALCDQLELCLRLAHECLSQSFDSAKHAPALVPAAPKGEGGAGESLPYTQYLPLIKAQIAGAKDIHNALLEGANKITGKLPPPGGP; encoded by the exons ATGGCGGCGCCCccgcagcagccgccgccgccggggccggggccggggccggggcctccCATTGCGCCTGCGCCGCCGCtcgcggcgggggcggggccggcgcaGGGGGCGGGGCCCGGGCCGCCGTTACCGGCGCAGGTGGCGGCTGCGCAGGCGCAGGACTTC GACCCCGTGCAGCGCTTCCGGCTGCTCATCCCCCAGCTGAAGGAGAGCCTGCAG ACGCTGATGAAGGTGGCGGCGCAGAACCTGGTGCAGAACTCCAACATCGACAACGGGCAG AAAAGCGCCGATGGAGCCCTGCAGCGCTTCGACAAGAGCCTTGAGGAGTTCTACGCCCTGTGTGACCAGCTCGAGCTCTGCCTT CGCCTGGCCCACGAGTGCCTCTCGCAGAGCTTCGACAGCGCCAAGCACGCGCCCGCCCTGGTGCCGGCGGCACCCAAGGGCGAGGGGGGGGCGGGCGAGAGCCTCCCCTACACCCAGTACCTGCCCCTCATCAAGGCGCAGATCGCCGGCGCCAAGGACATCCACAACGCCCTGCTGGAGGGGGCCAACAAGATCACCGGCaagctgcccccccccggggggcccTAG
- the SUPT5H gene encoding LOW QUALITY PROTEIN: transcription elongation factor SPT5 (The sequence of the model RefSeq protein was modified relative to this genomic sequence to represent the inferred CDS: deleted 1 base in 1 codon): MSDSDDSNFSEEESERSSEAEEAEAEEEHASAAGSEKEEAEEEEEEEEYDEEEEEEDDDRPAKKPRHGGFILDEADVDDEYEDEDQWEDGAEDILEKASNIDNVVLDEDRSGARRLQNLWRDQREEELGEYYMKKYAKSSVGETVYGGSDELSDDITQQQLLPGVKDPNLWTVKCKIGEERATAIALMRKFIAYQFTDTPLQIKSVVAPEHVKGYIYVEAYKQTHVKQAIEGVGNLRMGYWNQQMVPIKEMTDVLKVVKEVTNLKPKSWVRLKRGIYKDDIAQVDYVEPSQNQISLKMIPRIDFDRIKARMSLKDWFAKRKKFKRPPQRLFDAEKIRSLGGDVASDGDFLIFEGNRYSRKGFLFKSFAMSAVITEGVKPTLSELEKFEDQPEGIDLEVVTESTGKEREHNFQPGDNVEVCEGELINLQGKILSVDGNKITIMPKHEDLKDMLEFPAQELRKYFKMGDHVKVIAGRFEGDTGLIVRVEENFVILFSDLTMHELKVLPRDLQLCSETASGVDVGGQHEWGELVQLDPQTVGVIVRLERETFQVLNMYGKVVTVRHQAVTRKKDNRFAVALDSEQNNIHVKDIVKVIDGPHSGREGEIRHLFRGFAFLHCKKLVENGGMFVCKTRHLVLAGGSKPRDVTNFTVAGFTPMSPRITSPMHPSGAGQRGGFGGGGMSRGRGRRDNDLIGQTVRISQGPYKGYIGVVKDATESTARVELHSTCQTISVDRQRLTTVGSRRPGGMTSTYGRTPMYGSQTPMYGSGSRTPMYGSQTPLHDGSRTPHYGSQTPLHDGSRTPAQSGAWDPNNPNTPSRADEDFEYGFDDEPTPSPQGYGGTPNPQTPGYPDPSSPQVTQPYNPQTPGTPAMYNTDQFSPYAVPSPQGSYQPSPSPQSYHQVAPSPVGYQNTHSPASYHPTPSPMAYQASPSPSPVGYSPMTPGAPSPGGYNPHTPGSGIEQSSSDWVTTDIQVKVRDTYLDSQAVGQTGVIRSVTGGMCSVYLKDSEKVVSISSEHLEPVTPTKSNKVKVILGEDREATGILLSIDGEDGIVRMDLDEQLKILNLRFLGKLLEA, encoded by the exons ATGTCGGACAGCGACGACAGCAACTTCTCGGAGGAGGAGAGCGAGCGCAGCAGCGAGGCCGAGGAGGCCGAG GCTGAGGAGGAGCACGCCAGCGCAGCCGGCAGTgagaaggaggaggcagaggaggaggaggaggaagaggagtacgatgaggaggaggaggaagaagatgacGACCGGCCAGCCAAAAAACCCCGCCACGGGGGCTTCATCCTGGACGAGGCCG ACGTCGACGACGAGTACGAGGACGAGGACCAGTGGGAGGATGGGGCCGAGGACATCCTGGAGAAAG CTTCCAACATCGACAACGTGGTGCTGGACGAGGACCGCTCA GGCGCTCGGCGGTTGCAGAATCTCTGGAG ggatCAACGCGAGGAGGAGCTGGGCGAGTATTACATGAAGAAATACGCCAAGTCCTCAGTGGGAGAGAC cGTTTACGGCGGCTCCGATGAGCTCTCGGATGACATcacgcagcagcagctgctgcctggagtCAA GGATCCCAACCTCTGGACTGTGAAGTGCAAG ATCGGCGAGGAGCGCGCCACAGCCATTGCCCTGATGCGGAAATTCATCGCCTACCAGTTCACCGACACA CCCCTGCAGATCAAGTCGGTGGTGGCCCCCGAGCACGTCAAGGGCTACATCTACGTGGAGGCGTACAAGCAGACGCACGTGAAGCAGGCGATCGAGGGCGTGGGCAACCTGCGCATGGGCTACTGGAACCAGCAGATGGTCCCCATCAAGGAGATGACAGACGTGCTGAAGGTGGTGAAGGAGGTCACCAACCTCAAGCCCAAGTCCTGGGTGCGCCTCAAGAGGGGGATCTACAAGGACGACATCGCCCAG GTGGATTACGTGGAGCCCAGCCAGAACCAGATCTCCCTCAAGATGATCCCCCGCATCGACTTCGACCGCATCAAAGCCCGCATGAGCCTG AAGGACTGGTTTGCCAAGCGCAAGAAGTTCAAGCGCCCCCCCCAGCGGCTTTTCGATGCTGAGAAGATCCG CTCCCTGGGAGGCGACGTGGCATCGGATGGAGACTTCCTCATCTTTGAAGGCAACCGCTACAGCCGCAAGGGCTTTCTCTTCAAGAGCTTCGCCATGTCGGCCGTG ATCACGGAAGGCGTGAAGCCCACCCTGTCGGAGCTGGAGAAGTTCGAGGACCAGCCCGAGGGCATTGACTTGGAGGTGGTGACGGAGAGCACAG GGAAGGAGCGTGAGCACAACTTCCAGCCCGGTGACAACGTGGAGGTGTGCGAGGGCGAGCTGATCAACCTGCAGGGCAAGATCCTCAGCGTCGATGGCAACAAGATCACCATCATGCCCAAACACGAGGACCTGAAG GACATGCTGGAGTTCCCAGCTCAGGAGCTGCGCAAGTATTTCAAGATGGGCGACCACGTGAAAGTGATCGCGGGGCGTTTTGAGGGTGACACGGGCCTCATCGTTCGGGTGGAGGAGAACTTTGTCATCCTCTTCTCTGACCTCACCATGCACGAG CTCAAGGTGCTACCGCGggacctgcagctctgctcggAGACTGCCTCGGGCGTGGACGTTGGGGGGCAGCACGAGTGGGGCGAGCTGGTGCAGCTGGACCCCCAGACCGTGGGCGTCATCGTCCGCCTGGAGCGCGAGACCTTCCAG gtgctgaaCATGTACGGGAAGGTGGTGACGGTGCGGCACCAGGCTGTCACCAGGAAGAAGGACAACCGCTTCGCCGTCGCCCTCGACTCGGAGCAGAACAACATCCACGTCAAGGACATTGTCAAGGTCATCGACGGGCCCCACTCG GGCCGCGAGGGGGAGATCCGGCACCTCTTCCGCGGCTTTGCCTTCCTGCACTGCAAGAAGCTGGTGGAGAACGGCGGCATGTTTGTCTGCAAGACCCGACACCTCGTCCTGGCCGGTGGTTCCAAG CCACGGGACGTCACCAACTTCACAGTGGCTGGCTTTACTCCCATGAGCCCCCGTATCACCAGCCCAATGCACCCCAGCGGGGCTG GCCAGCGCGGCGGCTTTGGCGGTGGCGGCATGAGCCGTGGGCGCGGGCGGCGGGATAACGACCTCATCGGGCAGACGGTGCGCATCTCCCAAGGACCTTACAAAG GCTACATTGGGGTGGTGAAGGACGCAACGGAGTCGACGGCCCGCGTGGAGCTGCACTCCACCTGCCAGACCATCTCGGTGGACCGCCAGCGCCTGACCACAGT GGGCTCGCGGCGCCCTGGTGGGATGACATCGACCTATGGGCGCACCCCAATGTACGGCTCCCAGACCCCGATGTACGGCTCGGGCTCCCGCACCCCGATGTACGGCTCCCAGACGCCCCTGCATGACG GCAGCCGCACGCCACACTACGGCTCGCAGACCCCGCTGCACGATGGCAGCCGCACGCCTGCCCAGAGCGGTGCCTGGGATCCCAACAACCCCAACACGCCTTCCAG GGCCGACGAGGACTTTGAGTACGGCTTCGATGATGAGCCCACGCCCTCACCGCAAGGCTACGGTGGCACCCCCAATCCGCAGACCCCCGGCTACCCCGACCCCTCGTCCCCACAGGTCACCCAGCCGTACAACCCCCAGACCCCTGGCACGCCGGCCAT GTACAACACCGACCAGTTCTCCCCCTACGCCGTGCCATCGCCACAGGGCTCCTACcaacccagccccagcccccagaGCTACCACCAGgtggcccccagccccgtgggctACCAAAACACCCACTCGCCGGCCAGCTACCACCCTACACCATCGCCTATGGCCTACCAG gccagccccagccccagcccagtgGGGTACAGCCCCATGACCCCCGGGGCGCCATCCCCGGGGGGGTACAACCCCCACACCCCCGGTTCGGGCATCGAGCAGAGCTCCAGTGACTGGGTGACCACCGACATCCAGGTGAAGGTCCGGGACACCTACCTGGACAGCCAGGCGGTGGGACAGACGGGCGTCATCCGCAGCGTCACG GGGGGGATGTGCTCCGTGTACCTGAAGGACAGCGAGAAGGTGGTGAGCATCTCCAGCGAGCACCTGGAGCCCGTCACCCCCACCAAGAGCAACAAG GTGAAGGTGATCCTGGGTGAGGACCGGGAGGCCACCGGCATCCTGCTCAGCATCGACGGCGAGGATGGCATCGTCCGCATGGACCTGGACGAGCAGCTCAAGATCCTCAACCTGCGCTTCCTGGGCAAGCTCCTGGAGGCCTga